A DNA window from Linepithema humile isolate Giens D197 chromosome 6, Lhum_UNIL_v1.0, whole genome shotgun sequence contains the following coding sequences:
- the mus101 gene encoding DNA topoisomerase 2-binding protein 1 isoform X1 — MSVQETQVEYDISVHFVVPKTCKSENDCGETMWQAFNKCSELGLQTEWVTEEFCNKINASKSDVFIIEEFKGDLFEKLKNFKCSRIVSSKCLLICLINGESIPEGTSPIYTTAMRGMYVCASGLSSESKHQLQQQIEYMGGFFTKHLRHSVTHLVADSVMSAKYEAAIKMNISIMTKKWVEAVWEANLKQVIKANDKIFDEYKCPVFMNLIVTSTNLPKRQKEEIKRLIHDHGGTFMGPLDGSKVRVVVTSENGPLSDKLKYAMNNDIACLKPDWVYESIKIGYALPFRDFIIKSNKACSTPEKLNSRETLNFSEISIIPHDKASNNYINESFSTTPNSSIISVTGVINNSSDTAALHVLDRLNLSEVKSAGPFLDGCNIYLAGFAANVRDKLNRILNVGGATRLDEISDAVTHVIVGDENKASAELKVMKSRGLCPYILSINWLEESIKFKRPASEELFLFETKGAVLKKNTETLASPLSKKNLQMLQQPRRPPVPLFNLDEELTSKNEEQQPNLVQQYLQETSERKSTMHNLAKTPVLEDNLNRSNLNNTKDVRISQIRLSNIVQNKNMENDSDVPLSQSCKINEDLLKGLTFAVIGFNNDDNHVEETIVMCGGRVVSKKYSGIPDYGVVPVLGAPLKHTVNEIVTDLFIEDCINQDQIVDIMYYHRPLSIRKPCNPLSGCVITMSMYTGTERVYLLTLATKLGAICQDMFARIANVEKHTRGNTHLVCPTPEGNKYNASVRWKLPAVTADWLKSCAEQLTLVDETEFLVGETIAPDRSNSINGTSFLNKDEENRTSLAEKATTRILLTPKRHLSQVKNQDTLSPETPLINKRLNLMTSQGSQSPFHISTPETPYGQVFEPNPSPNTRKQWIKFADNFPDLRVSEPPLKRRLPSTPLSELKNQLWGKLLDAAQLEPENASERAEKVERVERVETAEVAERDDEVNNQSNKDPSTPTSRSQKLEFGENNSPISTKPNNEINMQIAQLDQMLQRTSSTPENRYSLSGENAKKYNVEASDHIQKCIIKDSQPIDAIVWEDPDHPKQLTIQINKNDHSSMDVEECIEAVTEYEDEPQITRKFMLSGIKDRNIYEQVIKQLGGDVSTCTNFDNSATHLLCIRPSRNEKMLSSIAAGKWVLHCSYLRDSDRAGKFLNEEEYEWGNPQSKDVIPKPSGEIEQAIAAAAYKWRVKLHQEPDGPFFGMVALLMTSEEKYDQFKRLIEAGGGLVTQARPPYDTSPSGHRITHCFVNVKQMNQPIDWAMLASKGILCFLPQYLSDYLTTVTPLNPRDCVVPEFKKYLTLLPK, encoded by the exons atgtCGGTTCAAGAAACTCAGGTTGAGTACGATATAAGTGTTCACTTTGTCGTTCCAAAAACTTGCAAGTCCGAAAATGATTGCGGGGAAACAATGTGGCAAGCGTTTAAC aaatgcaGTGAACTTGGGTTACAAACAGAATGGGTTACTGAAGAGTTTTGCAATAAGATAAATGCATCTAAAAGTGATGTATTTATCATAGAAGAATTCAAGGGTGATTTGTttgaaaagttgaaaaatttcaaatgctc CAGAATAGTATCATCAAAGTGCTTGCTTATTTGCCTTATAAATGGAGAATCGATTCCAGAAGGAACAAGTCCAATATATACAACAGCTATGAGAGGAATGTATGTTTGTGCATCAGGTTTAAGTTCTGAAAGCAAG CATCAGCTACAACAACAGATTGAATATATGGGAGGTTTCTTTACAAAACATTTAAGACATTCTGTCACACATTTAGTAGCAGATTCTGTGATGTCTGCAAAGTATGAG gctgctataaaaatgaatatatcaaTTATGACAAAGAAATGGGTAGAAGCTGTCTGGGAAGCAAACTTGAAGCAAGTAATTAAggcaaatgataaaatttttgatgaaTACAAATGTCCAGTTTTTATGAATCTGATAGTTACGTCAACAAATCTTCCCAAGCGtcagaaagaagaaattaaacgTCTCATACATGACCATGGAGGA ACATTTATGGGTCCTCTCGATGGATCAAAGGTTCGAGTGGTTGTAACTTCCGAAAATGGCCCTTTAAGCGATAAGTTGAAGTATGCAATGAATAATGACATTGCCTGTTTAAAACCAGATTGGGTATacgaaagtattaaaataggTTACGCTTTACCTTTCCgtgattttattatcaaatctaACAAAGCATGTTCAACGCCGGAGAAGCTAAATA GTCGAGAAACGCTTAATTTTTCCGAAATCAGCATTATACCACATGATAAAGCTtcgaataattacataaacGAAAGTTTCAGTACGACACCAAACTCCTCTATTATCTCTGTGACCGGAGTAATTAACAATTCCTCTGACa CGGCTGCGTTACATGTTTTGGATCGACTTAATCTCAGCGAAGTGAAATCCGCTGGACCATTTCTGGACGgatgtaat ATTTACCTCGCAGGATTCGCGGCAAACGTTCGAGACAAATTGAACAGAATACTAAACGTCGGTGGTGCGACGCGTCTCGATGAAATATCGGATGCTGTCACGCACGTGATCGTCGGCGATGAGAATAAAGCATCCGCGGAGCTAAAAGTGATGAAATCGAGAGGTTTATG tcCTTACATATTGAGCATAAACTGGCTGGAGGAGAGCATCAAATTTAAACGGCCGGCTTCAgaagaactttttttatttgaaacaaaaggAGCAGTACTTAAAAAGAATACTGAAACACTCGCTTCTCCGCTCAGTAAAAAG aatttacaaATGTTGCAACAACCGAGGAGACCTCCTGTTCCACTTTTCAATTTGGATGAAGAACTCACATCCAAGAATGAAGAACAGCAGCCTAATCTTGTGCAGCAATATCTGCAGGAAACTAGTG AACGTAAAAGCACAATGCATAATCTTGCGAAGACGCCCGTTTTGGAGGATAATTTGAACCGAAGTAATTTGAATAACACGAAAGATGTACGTATTAGCCAGATTCGTTTATCAAATATCGTGCAGAATAAGAACATGGAAAACGACAGTGATGTGCCTCTCAGCCAAAGCTGCAAGATAAACGAGGATTTACTTAAAG GGTTGACGTTTGCTGTGATCGGCTTTAACAATGACGACAATCACGTGGAGGAGACGATCGTGATGTGTGGTGGACGCGTggtttctaaaaaatatagtgGTATTCCAGATTACGGCGTTGTGCCTGTGCTCGGAGCGCCTTTGAAGCACACAGTCAACGAAATCGTAACCGATTTGTTTATC GAAGATTGCATAAATCAGGATCAAATTGTCGATATTATGTATTACCACAGGCCATTATCTATCAGAAAACCATGTAATCCTTTATCAGGATGTGTCATTACGATGAGTATGTATACAGGGACTGAGCGAGTATATCTCTTAACATTGGCCACGAAACTTGGTGCTAT atgtCAAGATATGTTTGCACGGATCGCTAATGTGGAGAAGCATACACGCGGCAATACGCATCTAGTCTGCCCGACGCCAGAaggaaataaatacaatgcaTCGGTAAGATGGAAATTGCCGGCTGTCACTGCCGACTGGTTAAAAAGCTGTGCGGAGCAATTAACGCTTGTAGatgaaactgaatttcttgtcGGGGAAACAATAG CGCCTGATAGATCAAATTCTATCAATGGGACAAGTTTTCTTAACAAAGATGAAGAAAATAGAACGAGCTTAGCGGAGAAAGCCACAACAAGAATTCTGCTTACACCGAAACGTCACTTATCTCAAGTCAAA AACCAAGACACTCTGTCTCCCGAAACCCCATTGATAAACAAGAGACTCAATCTCATGACGAGTCAGGGATCACAGTCGCCGTTTCATATTTCTACACCTGAGACTCCATATGGACAAGTCTTTGAACCCAATCCTTCACCGAACACGCGAAAGCAGTGGATTAAATTTGCGGATAATTTTCCAGATTTACGAGTATCGGAACCGCCACTTAAACGACGTTTACCCAGCACT CCGCTTTCAGAATTGAAAAATCAACTTTGGGGAAAACTGTTGGATGCAGCTCAATTAGAACCG GAAAACGCAAGCGAAAGAGCTGAAAAAGTTGAAAGAGTCGAAAGAGTTGAAACAGCTGAAGTTGCGGAAAGAGATGATGAAGTCAACAATCAATCCAACAAAGATCCATCAACGCCTACGTCCAGAAGTCAAAAGCTCGAATTTGGCGAAAACAATAGCCCAATATCAACTAAACCGAATAACGAGATaaacat GCAAATAGCGCAATTGGATCAAATGCTTCAACGGACATCGAGTACTCCTGAAAACAGGTACTCTCTATCCGGAGAAAATGCAAAGAAGTACAATGTTGAAGCTTCTGATCACATACAGAAAT gCATAATAAAGGATTCGCAACCTATCGACGCTATCGTGTGGGAAGATCCGGATCATCCAAAACAG CTAACGatacaaataaacaagaaTGATCACAGCAGTATGGATGTCGAAGAATGTATCGAAGCCGTTACGGAATACGAAGATGAACCACAGATAACGCGAAAGTTTATGCTGTCGGGTATAAAG gATAGGAACATCTATGAACAAGTGATAAAACAGCTGGGCGGAGATGTATCGACGTGCACGAATTTCGATAATAGTGCTACACATCTTTTATGCATCAGACCATCTAGAAACGAGAAAATGCTTAGTAGTATAGCTGCTGGAAAATGGGTCCTACATTGCTCATATTTGCGGGATTCCGATCGAGCAGGCAAATTCCTCAAT GAAGAGGAATACGAGTGGGGAAACCCACAGAGTAAAGATGTGATTCCGAAACCGAGCGGCGAGATCGAACAGGCGATCGCGGCTGCAGCTTACAAGTGGCGAGTGAAGTTACATCAGGAACCAGACGGTCCATTTTTCGGTATGGTGGCTTTATTAATGACTTCCGAGGAGAAATATGATCAGTTTAAGAGACTAATCGAAGCCGGCGGTGGTTTAGTTACGCAAGCAAG GCCACCTTACGACACTAGTCCTTCCGGACATAGGATCACACACTGCTTCGTCAATGTGAAACAG aTGAACCAGCCCATAGACTGGGCTATGCTGGCCAGTAAAGGTATCCTCTGTTTCTTGCCGCAGTACCTTAGCGATTACCTGACGACAGTAACCCCGCTCAATCCGCGGGATTGCGTGGTGCcagaatttaagaaatatctcACGCTACTTCCAAAGTAG
- the mus101 gene encoding DNA topoisomerase 2-binding protein 1 isoform X2: MSVQETQVEYDISVHFVVPKTCKSENDCGETMWQAFNKCSELGLQTEWVTEEFCNKINASKSDVFIIEEFKGDLFEKLKNFKCSIVSSKCLLICLINGESIPEGTSPIYTTAMRGMYVCASGLSSESKHQLQQQIEYMGGFFTKHLRHSVTHLVADSVMSAKYEAAIKMNISIMTKKWVEAVWEANLKQVIKANDKIFDEYKCPVFMNLIVTSTNLPKRQKEEIKRLIHDHGGTFMGPLDGSKVRVVVTSENGPLSDKLKYAMNNDIACLKPDWVYESIKIGYALPFRDFIIKSNKACSTPEKLNSRETLNFSEISIIPHDKASNNYINESFSTTPNSSIISVTGVINNSSDTAALHVLDRLNLSEVKSAGPFLDGCNIYLAGFAANVRDKLNRILNVGGATRLDEISDAVTHVIVGDENKASAELKVMKSRGLCPYILSINWLEESIKFKRPASEELFLFETKGAVLKKNTETLASPLSKKNLQMLQQPRRPPVPLFNLDEELTSKNEEQQPNLVQQYLQETSERKSTMHNLAKTPVLEDNLNRSNLNNTKDVRISQIRLSNIVQNKNMENDSDVPLSQSCKINEDLLKGLTFAVIGFNNDDNHVEETIVMCGGRVVSKKYSGIPDYGVVPVLGAPLKHTVNEIVTDLFIEDCINQDQIVDIMYYHRPLSIRKPCNPLSGCVITMSMYTGTERVYLLTLATKLGAICQDMFARIANVEKHTRGNTHLVCPTPEGNKYNASVRWKLPAVTADWLKSCAEQLTLVDETEFLVGETIAPDRSNSINGTSFLNKDEENRTSLAEKATTRILLTPKRHLSQVKNQDTLSPETPLINKRLNLMTSQGSQSPFHISTPETPYGQVFEPNPSPNTRKQWIKFADNFPDLRVSEPPLKRRLPSTPLSELKNQLWGKLLDAAQLEPENASERAEKVERVERVETAEVAERDDEVNNQSNKDPSTPTSRSQKLEFGENNSPISTKPNNEINMQIAQLDQMLQRTSSTPENRYSLSGENAKKYNVEASDHIQKCIIKDSQPIDAIVWEDPDHPKQLTIQINKNDHSSMDVEECIEAVTEYEDEPQITRKFMLSGIKDRNIYEQVIKQLGGDVSTCTNFDNSATHLLCIRPSRNEKMLSSIAAGKWVLHCSYLRDSDRAGKFLNEEEYEWGNPQSKDVIPKPSGEIEQAIAAAAYKWRVKLHQEPDGPFFGMVALLMTSEEKYDQFKRLIEAGGGLVTQARPPYDTSPSGHRITHCFVNVKQMNQPIDWAMLASKGILCFLPQYLSDYLTTVTPLNPRDCVVPEFKKYLTLLPK; this comes from the exons atgtCGGTTCAAGAAACTCAGGTTGAGTACGATATAAGTGTTCACTTTGTCGTTCCAAAAACTTGCAAGTCCGAAAATGATTGCGGGGAAACAATGTGGCAAGCGTTTAAC aaatgcaGTGAACTTGGGTTACAAACAGAATGGGTTACTGAAGAGTTTTGCAATAAGATAAATGCATCTAAAAGTGATGTATTTATCATAGAAGAATTCAAGGGTGATTTGTttgaaaagttgaaaaatttcaaatgctc AATAGTATCATCAAAGTGCTTGCTTATTTGCCTTATAAATGGAGAATCGATTCCAGAAGGAACAAGTCCAATATATACAACAGCTATGAGAGGAATGTATGTTTGTGCATCAGGTTTAAGTTCTGAAAGCAAG CATCAGCTACAACAACAGATTGAATATATGGGAGGTTTCTTTACAAAACATTTAAGACATTCTGTCACACATTTAGTAGCAGATTCTGTGATGTCTGCAAAGTATGAG gctgctataaaaatgaatatatcaaTTATGACAAAGAAATGGGTAGAAGCTGTCTGGGAAGCAAACTTGAAGCAAGTAATTAAggcaaatgataaaatttttgatgaaTACAAATGTCCAGTTTTTATGAATCTGATAGTTACGTCAACAAATCTTCCCAAGCGtcagaaagaagaaattaaacgTCTCATACATGACCATGGAGGA ACATTTATGGGTCCTCTCGATGGATCAAAGGTTCGAGTGGTTGTAACTTCCGAAAATGGCCCTTTAAGCGATAAGTTGAAGTATGCAATGAATAATGACATTGCCTGTTTAAAACCAGATTGGGTATacgaaagtattaaaataggTTACGCTTTACCTTTCCgtgattttattatcaaatctaACAAAGCATGTTCAACGCCGGAGAAGCTAAATA GTCGAGAAACGCTTAATTTTTCCGAAATCAGCATTATACCACATGATAAAGCTtcgaataattacataaacGAAAGTTTCAGTACGACACCAAACTCCTCTATTATCTCTGTGACCGGAGTAATTAACAATTCCTCTGACa CGGCTGCGTTACATGTTTTGGATCGACTTAATCTCAGCGAAGTGAAATCCGCTGGACCATTTCTGGACGgatgtaat ATTTACCTCGCAGGATTCGCGGCAAACGTTCGAGACAAATTGAACAGAATACTAAACGTCGGTGGTGCGACGCGTCTCGATGAAATATCGGATGCTGTCACGCACGTGATCGTCGGCGATGAGAATAAAGCATCCGCGGAGCTAAAAGTGATGAAATCGAGAGGTTTATG tcCTTACATATTGAGCATAAACTGGCTGGAGGAGAGCATCAAATTTAAACGGCCGGCTTCAgaagaactttttttatttgaaacaaaaggAGCAGTACTTAAAAAGAATACTGAAACACTCGCTTCTCCGCTCAGTAAAAAG aatttacaaATGTTGCAACAACCGAGGAGACCTCCTGTTCCACTTTTCAATTTGGATGAAGAACTCACATCCAAGAATGAAGAACAGCAGCCTAATCTTGTGCAGCAATATCTGCAGGAAACTAGTG AACGTAAAAGCACAATGCATAATCTTGCGAAGACGCCCGTTTTGGAGGATAATTTGAACCGAAGTAATTTGAATAACACGAAAGATGTACGTATTAGCCAGATTCGTTTATCAAATATCGTGCAGAATAAGAACATGGAAAACGACAGTGATGTGCCTCTCAGCCAAAGCTGCAAGATAAACGAGGATTTACTTAAAG GGTTGACGTTTGCTGTGATCGGCTTTAACAATGACGACAATCACGTGGAGGAGACGATCGTGATGTGTGGTGGACGCGTggtttctaaaaaatatagtgGTATTCCAGATTACGGCGTTGTGCCTGTGCTCGGAGCGCCTTTGAAGCACACAGTCAACGAAATCGTAACCGATTTGTTTATC GAAGATTGCATAAATCAGGATCAAATTGTCGATATTATGTATTACCACAGGCCATTATCTATCAGAAAACCATGTAATCCTTTATCAGGATGTGTCATTACGATGAGTATGTATACAGGGACTGAGCGAGTATATCTCTTAACATTGGCCACGAAACTTGGTGCTAT atgtCAAGATATGTTTGCACGGATCGCTAATGTGGAGAAGCATACACGCGGCAATACGCATCTAGTCTGCCCGACGCCAGAaggaaataaatacaatgcaTCGGTAAGATGGAAATTGCCGGCTGTCACTGCCGACTGGTTAAAAAGCTGTGCGGAGCAATTAACGCTTGTAGatgaaactgaatttcttgtcGGGGAAACAATAG CGCCTGATAGATCAAATTCTATCAATGGGACAAGTTTTCTTAACAAAGATGAAGAAAATAGAACGAGCTTAGCGGAGAAAGCCACAACAAGAATTCTGCTTACACCGAAACGTCACTTATCTCAAGTCAAA AACCAAGACACTCTGTCTCCCGAAACCCCATTGATAAACAAGAGACTCAATCTCATGACGAGTCAGGGATCACAGTCGCCGTTTCATATTTCTACACCTGAGACTCCATATGGACAAGTCTTTGAACCCAATCCTTCACCGAACACGCGAAAGCAGTGGATTAAATTTGCGGATAATTTTCCAGATTTACGAGTATCGGAACCGCCACTTAAACGACGTTTACCCAGCACT CCGCTTTCAGAATTGAAAAATCAACTTTGGGGAAAACTGTTGGATGCAGCTCAATTAGAACCG GAAAACGCAAGCGAAAGAGCTGAAAAAGTTGAAAGAGTCGAAAGAGTTGAAACAGCTGAAGTTGCGGAAAGAGATGATGAAGTCAACAATCAATCCAACAAAGATCCATCAACGCCTACGTCCAGAAGTCAAAAGCTCGAATTTGGCGAAAACAATAGCCCAATATCAACTAAACCGAATAACGAGATaaacat GCAAATAGCGCAATTGGATCAAATGCTTCAACGGACATCGAGTACTCCTGAAAACAGGTACTCTCTATCCGGAGAAAATGCAAAGAAGTACAATGTTGAAGCTTCTGATCACATACAGAAAT gCATAATAAAGGATTCGCAACCTATCGACGCTATCGTGTGGGAAGATCCGGATCATCCAAAACAG CTAACGatacaaataaacaagaaTGATCACAGCAGTATGGATGTCGAAGAATGTATCGAAGCCGTTACGGAATACGAAGATGAACCACAGATAACGCGAAAGTTTATGCTGTCGGGTATAAAG gATAGGAACATCTATGAACAAGTGATAAAACAGCTGGGCGGAGATGTATCGACGTGCACGAATTTCGATAATAGTGCTACACATCTTTTATGCATCAGACCATCTAGAAACGAGAAAATGCTTAGTAGTATAGCTGCTGGAAAATGGGTCCTACATTGCTCATATTTGCGGGATTCCGATCGAGCAGGCAAATTCCTCAAT GAAGAGGAATACGAGTGGGGAAACCCACAGAGTAAAGATGTGATTCCGAAACCGAGCGGCGAGATCGAACAGGCGATCGCGGCTGCAGCTTACAAGTGGCGAGTGAAGTTACATCAGGAACCAGACGGTCCATTTTTCGGTATGGTGGCTTTATTAATGACTTCCGAGGAGAAATATGATCAGTTTAAGAGACTAATCGAAGCCGGCGGTGGTTTAGTTACGCAAGCAAG GCCACCTTACGACACTAGTCCTTCCGGACATAGGATCACACACTGCTTCGTCAATGTGAAACAG aTGAACCAGCCCATAGACTGGGCTATGCTGGCCAGTAAAGGTATCCTCTGTTTCTTGCCGCAGTACCTTAGCGATTACCTGACGACAGTAACCCCGCTCAATCCGCGGGATTGCGTGGTGCcagaatttaagaaatatctcACGCTACTTCCAAAGTAG
- the LOC105670643 gene encoding nucleosome assembly protein 1-like 1 isoform X1, giving the protein MTTDPERAVNTSGTESVEDEDEKNHRKILRSTDVLAALRDGISASGLEQMQSLPAPVKRRIKALKQLQLVTTNIEAKFYEEVHALECEYYKMCAPLYHKRSEIISGSYEPTDEQCVWDSDEDEETLSSLMKEKVKIEDTTEKKDETENDDDTKGIPDFWLTIFKNVGTLADMVQEHDEPILKHLHDIKVKFLESNPMGFILEFHFTPNEYFSNSVLTKEYIMKCTPEKNDPFSFEGPEIYKCKGCVIDWKKGKNVTIKTIKKNQKHKSRGSMRTVTKTVQNDSFFNFFNPPNVPEDSEADIDEDTQALLTSDFEIGHYIRERIVPRAVLYYTGEGLEDEDEDYEDEEDGDDDDDVDEEDEEEEGSPTNAPSGGKQGDDPNECKQQ; this is encoded by the exons atGACAACCGATCCGGAACGCGCCGTGAATACTAGCGGTACGGAATCTGTCGAAGATGAAGACGAAAAAAATCATCGCAAAATTTTACGTAGCACTGATGTGTTAGCTGCTCTTCGAGATGGTATTTCTGCATCAGGATTAGAg CAAATGCAGTCTCTTCCTGCTCCCGTCAAACGCAGGATTAAGGCACTGAAACAACTGCAGCTTGTCACCACAAATATTGAGGCTAAATTTTACGAGGAGGTCCATGCTTTGGaatgtgaatattataaaatgtgtgcGCCTTTATACCACAAGCGAAGTGAGATAATATCTGGTTCTTACGAGCCAACGGATGAGCAGTGTGTTTGGGACAGCGATGAGGACGAAGAAACGCTAAGTAGTCTCATGAAAGAGAAAGTAAAGATCGAGGACACTACAGAGAAGAAGGATGA aacgGAAAACGATGATGATACTAAAGGGATCCCAGATTTCTGgctaacaatatttaagaatGTAGGTACGTTAGCTGATATGGTACAGGAACACGATGAACCGATCTTGAAGCATCTACATGATATTAAAGTGAAATTCCTAGAATCGAATCCGATG GGATTTATCCTCGAGTTTCATTTCACGCCCAACGAATACTTTTCTAATTCAGTGCTCACTAAAGAGTACATCATGAAGTGCACTCCGGAGAAGAATGATCCGTTCAGTTTTGAAGGAcctgaaatatataaatgcaaa GGCTGCGTGATCGATTGGAAAAAGGGGAAGAATGTTACAATTAAAACCATCAAGAAGAATCAGAAGCATAAATCCCGAGGATCTATGCGCACCGTTACTAAAACTGTCCAGAATGATTCgttctttaatttcttcaatcCGCCAAATG TGCCAGAAGACTCGGAAGCCGATATAGACGAAGATACCCAAGCTTTGTTAACTAGCGATTTCGAAATAGGTCATTACATTAGAGAACGCATAGTTCCTAGAGCTGTATTGTACTACACAG GTGAAGGTTTGGAGGATGAGGATGAGGATTACGAAGACGAGGAGGATGgagatgatgatgatgacgtCGATGAGGAGGATGAGGAGGAAGAAGGTTCTCCAACCAACGCGCCTTCAGGTGGGAAACAAGGCGACGATCCCAATGAGTGTAAACAACAGTAG
- the LOC105670643 gene encoding nucleosome assembly protein 1-like 1-B isoform X2, with translation MQSLPAPVKRRIKALKQLQLVTTNIEAKFYEEVHALECEYYKMCAPLYHKRSEIISGSYEPTDEQCVWDSDEDEETLSSLMKEKVKIEDTTEKKDETENDDDTKGIPDFWLTIFKNVGTLADMVQEHDEPILKHLHDIKVKFLESNPMGFILEFHFTPNEYFSNSVLTKEYIMKCTPEKNDPFSFEGPEIYKCKGCVIDWKKGKNVTIKTIKKNQKHKSRGSMRTVTKTVQNDSFFNFFNPPNVPEDSEADIDEDTQALLTSDFEIGHYIRERIVPRAVLYYTGEGLEDEDEDYEDEEDGDDDDDVDEEDEEEEGSPTNAPSGGKQGDDPNECKQQ, from the exons ATGCAGTCTCTTCCTGCTCCCGTCAAACGCAGGATTAAGGCACTGAAACAACTGCAGCTTGTCACCACAAATATTGAGGCTAAATTTTACGAGGAGGTCCATGCTTTGGaatgtgaatattataaaatgtgtgcGCCTTTATACCACAAGCGAAGTGAGATAATATCTGGTTCTTACGAGCCAACGGATGAGCAGTGTGTTTGGGACAGCGATGAGGACGAAGAAACGCTAAGTAGTCTCATGAAAGAGAAAGTAAAGATCGAGGACACTACAGAGAAGAAGGATGA aacgGAAAACGATGATGATACTAAAGGGATCCCAGATTTCTGgctaacaatatttaagaatGTAGGTACGTTAGCTGATATGGTACAGGAACACGATGAACCGATCTTGAAGCATCTACATGATATTAAAGTGAAATTCCTAGAATCGAATCCGATG GGATTTATCCTCGAGTTTCATTTCACGCCCAACGAATACTTTTCTAATTCAGTGCTCACTAAAGAGTACATCATGAAGTGCACTCCGGAGAAGAATGATCCGTTCAGTTTTGAAGGAcctgaaatatataaatgcaaa GGCTGCGTGATCGATTGGAAAAAGGGGAAGAATGTTACAATTAAAACCATCAAGAAGAATCAGAAGCATAAATCCCGAGGATCTATGCGCACCGTTACTAAAACTGTCCAGAATGATTCgttctttaatttcttcaatcCGCCAAATG TGCCAGAAGACTCGGAAGCCGATATAGACGAAGATACCCAAGCTTTGTTAACTAGCGATTTCGAAATAGGTCATTACATTAGAGAACGCATAGTTCCTAGAGCTGTATTGTACTACACAG GTGAAGGTTTGGAGGATGAGGATGAGGATTACGAAGACGAGGAGGATGgagatgatgatgatgacgtCGATGAGGAGGATGAGGAGGAAGAAGGTTCTCCAACCAACGCGCCTTCAGGTGGGAAACAAGGCGACGATCCCAATGAGTGTAAACAACAGTAG